A genomic region of Kribbella sp. NBC_00382 contains the following coding sequences:
- a CDS encoding conjugal transfer protein TrbC translates to MIPDLIMGNGGTPPPGSDKLLKVVDWVRWIAFTVCILGILIAGAMMAVGQRRGEGGEHAARLGWVLAACIVIASATVLVGALT, encoded by the coding sequence ATGATTCCCGACCTGATCATGGGCAACGGCGGAACGCCGCCGCCCGGTTCGGACAAGCTGCTCAAGGTCGTCGACTGGGTGCGCTGGATTGCCTTCACCGTCTGCATCCTGGGCATCCTGATCGCCGGCGCGATGATGGCCGTCGGCCAGCGTCGTGGTGAAGGTGGCGAGCACGCCGCCCGGCTCGGCTGGGTGCTGGCCGCCTGCATCGTGATCGCCTCCGCGACCGTCCTCGTCGGGGCGCTGACGTGA
- a CDS encoding SCO6880 family protein: MRDQVAAADNVRSVPRTYGNWRQPASAGIGGLGTLGTGIMMGGMVMTIIALTAGGLVAALIVLLIVGSSLLLLMMKDKHNQSALQRLSTRIGWQRAKMAKHNIYRSGPLGRTPWGKFQLPGLAAASQLSEYKDSYGRPFALLFYPSTRHFTVIINAEPDGASLVDEDQIDVWVAHWGQWLASLGHEPGIIAASVTVESAPDTGIRLRREVSNNMQEGTPAIARAMLTEVVQTYPEGSALVSARVALTFKGTDRSGKRRKEEDMGRELASRLPALTQSLNSTGAGAARPVNAQELCETIRIAYDPAAAGLIDEARSQGMSPELQWTDVGPAGAQAFWDKYRHDSAWSVTWQMTQAPRGEVFSSVLSQLVGPHPDIDRKRVTLLYRPLDAATSARMVEADKRNASFRATTSSRPSARSIAEARAADRTAQEEARGAGLVNFGLVVTGTVMTAEQIPDMVAAIDNLGATARILLRPAYGSQDSSFVAALPLGVVLQSHLSVPAGLRESL, encoded by the coding sequence ATGAGGGACCAAGTGGCAGCGGCTGACAACGTCCGGAGCGTCCCGCGTACCTACGGGAACTGGCGCCAGCCGGCCTCGGCCGGTATCGGCGGCCTGGGGACGCTCGGCACCGGCATCATGATGGGCGGCATGGTGATGACCATCATCGCCCTGACCGCGGGCGGTCTGGTCGCCGCGCTGATCGTGCTGCTGATCGTCGGCAGCTCCCTGCTGCTGCTGATGATGAAGGACAAACACAACCAGTCCGCCCTGCAACGGCTCTCGACCCGTATTGGATGGCAGCGAGCAAAGATGGCCAAGCACAACATCTACCGTTCCGGTCCGCTCGGGCGGACGCCGTGGGGCAAGTTCCAGCTGCCCGGTCTGGCGGCGGCCTCCCAGCTGAGCGAGTACAAGGACTCCTACGGCCGGCCGTTCGCGCTGCTGTTCTACCCGAGCACGCGGCACTTCACCGTGATCATCAACGCCGAGCCGGACGGTGCGTCCCTGGTCGACGAGGACCAGATCGACGTCTGGGTCGCGCACTGGGGTCAGTGGCTCGCCTCGCTCGGCCACGAACCGGGCATCATCGCCGCCTCGGTGACGGTCGAGAGCGCCCCGGACACCGGCATCCGGCTGCGCCGCGAGGTCAGCAACAACATGCAGGAAGGCACCCCGGCGATCGCCCGGGCGATGCTCACCGAGGTCGTCCAGACCTACCCCGAGGGCTCGGCGCTGGTCTCCGCCCGGGTCGCGCTGACCTTCAAGGGCACCGACCGCAGCGGTAAGCGGCGCAAGGAAGAGGACATGGGCCGCGAGCTCGCGTCCCGGCTCCCCGCGCTGACCCAGAGCCTGAACTCCACGGGTGCGGGCGCCGCTCGTCCGGTCAACGCGCAGGAGCTTTGCGAGACGATCCGGATCGCGTACGACCCGGCGGCCGCGGGGCTGATCGACGAGGCCCGTAGCCAAGGCATGTCGCCCGAGCTGCAGTGGACGGATGTCGGCCCGGCCGGCGCGCAGGCCTTCTGGGACAAGTACCGGCACGACAGCGCGTGGTCTGTCACCTGGCAGATGACTCAGGCGCCGCGTGGCGAGGTCTTCTCGTCCGTACTGTCCCAGCTGGTCGGTCCGCACCCGGACATCGACCGCAAGCGCGTCACCCTGCTCTACCGTCCGCTCGACGCCGCGACCTCCGCCCGGATGGTCGAGGCCGACAAGCGCAACGCGTCGTTCCGGGCGACCACGTCGTCGCGCCCGTCGGCCCGCTCGATCGCCGAGGCACGGGCGGCCGACCGGACCGCGCAGGAGGAGGCGCGTGGCGCCGGCCTGGTCAACTTCGGCCTGGTCGTCACGGGCACGGTGATGACGGCCGAGCAGATTCCGGACATGGTCGCCGCGATCGACAACCTCGGTGCGACCGCCCGGATCCTGCTGCGCCCGGCGTACGGGTCACAGGACTCGTCCTTCGTGGCGGCGCTGCCGCTCGGCGTCGTGCTCCAGAGCCACCTGTCGGTCCCGGCCGGTCTCCGGGAATCGCTATGA
- a CDS encoding ATP/GTP-binding protein, with product MSKNEKKPADPSRGGRRPMPRGWPGPARGYSTYLQAPQEWRGTTVQVCGMWPFAAGTGSPMVGVPIGRNILSGATMCCDPISWFMRAKLISNPSVFVLGKPGLGKSTIIRRMALGLAGYGVMPLVLGDLKPDYKDLIEALGGQVIQLGRGRGHLNVLDPGESRQAALRLTGSARQAIQADAHGRRSTMVSALISIMRSAPPTDREETILDEALKVLDERHEGTPVLRDLLQVVQEAPDRVRDVALDRGSMDRYRQITEGLEASLIGLVGGGRLGEIFSEQTDQPMKMDRPVVFDVSNIDDSETSLQAAVLLACWSYGFGAVAVSQALADAGLEPRRHYFVILDELWRVLRAGRGLVDRVDALTRLNRQRGVGMAMISHTMSDLLALEHSEDRMKAKGFVERSGMVICGGLPRAEMENLSAVVPMSEEEKNMLIGWQDPPAWDPATGEEAAPPGRGNFLVKVGGRPGIPVHVGLTSVEREINDTNKLWKTGVDGRPLKVEIADDGTEEVVEEYTFDDPAMTALPPPDPTTRVVARTGVDE from the coding sequence GTGAGCAAGAACGAGAAGAAGCCGGCCGACCCGAGCCGTGGCGGCCGCCGGCCGATGCCGCGGGGCTGGCCCGGCCCGGCCCGTGGCTACTCGACGTACCTGCAGGCCCCACAGGAGTGGCGCGGTACGACGGTCCAGGTCTGCGGCATGTGGCCGTTCGCGGCAGGTACCGGCAGCCCAATGGTGGGCGTGCCGATCGGCCGCAACATCCTGTCCGGCGCCACCATGTGCTGCGACCCGATCAGCTGGTTCATGCGCGCCAAGCTGATCTCCAACCCGTCCGTCTTCGTGCTCGGCAAGCCAGGTCTGGGCAAGTCGACGATCATCCGGCGGATGGCGCTCGGCCTCGCCGGGTACGGCGTGATGCCGCTCGTCCTCGGCGACCTCAAGCCGGACTACAAGGACCTGATCGAGGCCCTCGGCGGCCAGGTGATCCAGCTCGGTCGTGGCCGTGGGCACCTGAACGTGCTCGACCCGGGTGAGTCCCGGCAGGCCGCGCTGCGGCTCACCGGCAGTGCCCGGCAAGCGATCCAGGCCGACGCGCACGGCCGCCGCTCGACGATGGTCTCGGCGCTGATCTCGATCATGCGGTCCGCGCCGCCGACCGACCGCGAGGAGACCATCCTCGACGAGGCGCTCAAGGTGCTCGACGAGCGCCACGAGGGCACCCCGGTACTCCGTGACCTGCTGCAGGTCGTCCAGGAAGCTCCCGACCGAGTCCGCGATGTCGCGCTCGACCGCGGCAGCATGGACCGCTACCGCCAGATCACTGAAGGCCTGGAGGCGTCCCTGATCGGTCTGGTCGGCGGCGGCCGGCTCGGTGAGATCTTCTCCGAGCAGACCGACCAGCCGATGAAGATGGACCGGCCGGTGGTCTTCGACGTTTCGAACATCGACGACTCCGAGACCAGCCTGCAGGCCGCCGTACTGCTGGCCTGCTGGTCGTACGGGTTCGGCGCGGTCGCCGTTTCGCAGGCGCTCGCGGATGCCGGCCTCGAGCCCCGGCGGCACTACTTCGTCATCCTCGACGAGCTCTGGCGAGTACTCCGGGCCGGCCGCGGCCTGGTCGACCGGGTGGACGCGCTGACCCGGCTGAACCGGCAGCGTGGTGTCGGGATGGCAATGATCTCGCACACCATGTCCGACCTGCTGGCGCTCGAGCACTCCGAGGACCGGATGAAGGCGAAGGGATTCGTCGAGCGGTCCGGGATGGTCATCTGCGGTGGTCTGCCGCGGGCCGAGATGGAGAACCTGTCGGCCGTCGTACCGATGTCCGAAGAAGAGAAGAACATGCTGATCGGCTGGCAGGACCCACCCGCGTGGGACCCGGCCACCGGTGAGGAAGCCGCACCTCCCGGCCGGGGAAACTTCCTGGTCAAGGTCGGTGGCCGCCCGGGCATCCCGGTGCACGTCGGGCTGACCTCGGTCGAGCGCGAGATCAACGACACCAACAAGCTCTGGAAGACCGGCGTCGACGGCCGCCCGCTGAAGGTGGAGATCGCCGACGACGGCACCGAGGAAGTCGTCGAGGAGTACACCTTCGACGACCCGGCGATGACGGCCCTGCCGCCACCGGACCCGACCACCCGTGTGGTCGCCCGCACGGGAGTTGATGAGTAA